A DNA window from Acidimicrobiia bacterium contains the following coding sequences:
- a CDS encoding RHS repeat-associated core domain-containing protein, whose amino-acid sequence MVDVEFNVRSLWLFPVYFGSVRVTDQQAGVDVTVPIWFGQVTPDGANGATSTYSFFGLVNLDWSVTDNGAGNDEVSLSLSGAVDYEAYGTITDGDLQVTKIGETVTGVTGSASLVGGSHTTDVAYSYDADGNRLAATTETGTTYSLWDRNAPVPQLVGESDGGGVPLRDYVFGESTISMRAAGGESFFHRNDLGNIAAVTSADGTPRCSYDYEPFGAARRSEQLEPSAPANPMRFTGEYLDEETGLYNLRARQYDPSTGRFLATDPLQPSADSPSVSSYAYVRNRPGVLVDPMGLRGCGWRDLGNCLDDAVDWVGENRVGITKAVDTGGVLLGTGVTFANPPAGLALVAGGSALNVTSEALDEKPCKRQRVARAAALPVFWRSCGWALGCGRSLASSSDFGSGCHRRRRVCRCSVPRVGQVAVVKRERYDEKEYRWASAHPRLAGSIVGAFGFVYSMLQFDFNYPLVCVGFGIGAGLFTWWLVRPGGVGHRWRRRYEERRRRD is encoded by the coding sequence GTGGTCGACGTGGAGTTCAACGTGCGCTCGTTGTGGTTGTTCCCGGTCTACTTCGGCAGCGTTCGGGTCACCGACCAACAGGCTGGCGTCGACGTCACCGTGCCGATCTGGTTCGGACAGGTCACACCCGACGGCGCGAATGGGGCGACGAGCACCTACAGCTTCTTCGGACTCGTCAACCTCGACTGGTCAGTCACCGACAACGGTGCCGGCAACGACGAGGTCAGCCTGTCCCTGTCAGGCGCCGTAGACTACGAGGCCTACGGAACGATCACCGATGGGGATCTCCAGGTCACCAAGATCGGGGAGACCGTCACGGGCGTCACCGGGTCCGCCTCACTCGTTGGGGGTTCCCACACGACCGACGTGGCCTACAGCTACGACGCCGACGGGAACCGGCTCGCGGCCACGACCGAAACCGGAACGACCTACTCGTTGTGGGATCGGAACGCCCCGGTACCACAGCTGGTTGGCGAGTCCGACGGTGGCGGAGTGCCGTTGCGCGACTACGTGTTCGGCGAAAGCACGATCTCGATGCGCGCAGCCGGCGGGGAGTCGTTCTTCCACCGCAACGACCTCGGCAACATTGCGGCCGTCACCTCCGCCGACGGCACGCCACGATGTTCCTACGACTATGAGCCATTCGGTGCAGCGCGTCGTTCGGAACAACTCGAGCCGTCAGCACCGGCGAATCCGATGCGCTTCACGGGCGAATACCTTGATGAAGAGACCGGCCTCTACAACCTTCGGGCCCGCCAGTACGACCCATCGACAGGCCGGTTCCTCGCCACCGACCCACTGCAACCTTCTGCGGACAGCCCGTCGGTGTCGTCATACGCCTACGTCCGAAACCGCCCCGGCGTTCTGGTCGACCCGATGGGTCTCAGAGGATGTGGGTGGCGGGACCTCGGGAACTGCCTCGACGACGCCGTCGACTGGGTCGGCGAAAATAGGGTCGGGATCACAAAGGCCGTCGATACTGGTGGAGTTTTGCTGGGCACAGGTGTCACGTTCGCCAATCCGCCTGCCGGGCTAGCGCTTGTAGCTGGGGGGAGTGCCCTGAACGTGACCTCTGAAGCACTCGACGAGAAGCCATGCAAGCGGCAGCGGGTAGCACGCGCGGCAGCGCTGCCCGTTTTTTGGAGGAGCTGTGGGTGGGCCCTTGGGTGCGGCAGGAGCCTCGCGAGCAGCAGCGATTTCGGATCTGGGTGTCACCGCCGTCGGCGCGTTTGTCGATGTTCGGTGCCCAGGGTCGGGCAAGTAGCGGTGGTGAAGCGCGAGAGGTACGACGAGAAGGAGTATCGCTGGGCTTCAGCACACCCGCGGCTAGCGGGTTCGATCGTCGGAGCGTTCGGCTTCGTCTATTCCATGCTCCAGTTCGACTTCAACTACCCGCTCGTGTGCGTTGGGTTCGGGATCGGTGCTGGCTTGTTCACCTGGTGGCTTGTCCGCCCGGGTGGTGTCGGTCATCGCTGGCGGCGGCGCTACGAAGAACGCCGCCGGCGCGACTGA
- a CDS encoding IS3 family transposase, with protein MIYTFIAERCSDLPVAVCCRVMGVSRAGFFQRRSEPVTDAELDDAWMANTVFDIWTMSRHSYGSPRVLQELRLGMRRRCSKTQVERWMRDCGAVGIHYPSRRGKNGCTRRDGTDPNPDLVQRRFDPEGPDRLWVMDVTEHRTDEGTVYLAAVVDAWSRRVVGWSIADHIRTELAADALQMATWRRRPPAGQTVAHSDHGSIYTSWLFGNRLRNAGLLGSMGSIGDAYDNSVAEVFFSSLQRELLDQHHWDTRDQLAHAIF; from the coding sequence ATGATCTACACCTTCATCGCCGAGCGTTGCTCGGATCTGCCCGTCGCGGTGTGCTGCCGTGTGATGGGGGTGTCGAGAGCGGGCTTTTTCCAGCGTCGATCCGAACCGGTCACTGACGCCGAACTCGACGACGCCTGGATGGCCAACACGGTGTTCGACATTTGGACGATGTCTCGGCACTCGTATGGGTCACCTCGGGTTCTTCAGGAGCTCCGCTTGGGGATGCGCCGGCGGTGCTCCAAGACCCAGGTGGAACGCTGGATGCGTGACTGCGGCGCGGTGGGGATCCACTACCCGTCCCGGCGAGGCAAGAACGGTTGCACCCGCCGCGACGGCACGGACCCGAACCCCGACCTCGTGCAGCGACGCTTCGACCCCGAAGGTCCCGACCGCCTGTGGGTGATGGACGTCACCGAGCACCGCACCGATGAAGGCACCGTCTACCTCGCCGCTGTGGTCGACGCCTGGTCCCGCCGGGTCGTTGGCTGGTCCATCGCGGATCACATCCGCACAGAGCTCGCCGCGGATGCACTCCAGATGGCTACCTGGCGGCGGCGACCTCCAGCAGGCCAAACCGTTGCACACTCGGATCACGGGTCGATCTACACGTCATGGCTGTTCGGCAACCGGCTCCGCAACGCCGGCCTGCTCGGATCGATGGGATCCATCGGCGACGCGTATGACAACTCCGTCGCCGAGGTCTTCTTCTCGAGCCTGCAACGCGAGCTGTTGGACCAGCACCACTGGGACACCCGCGACCAGCTCGCCCACGCGATCTTCTGA
- a CDS encoding transposase, with amino-acid sequence MPAPHPPEFRQRAVELARLREKPVAEIATDLGISDSCLRNWMHQADLDEGRRSGGLSTAEREELVKLRRELRVAKMENEILKPAAAYFAQENVLPK; translated from the coding sequence ATGCCTGCACCCCACCCACCGGAGTTTCGTCAGCGAGCCGTGGAGTTGGCCCGGTTGCGCGAGAAGCCCGTGGCGGAGATCGCAACCGATCTTGGGATCTCCGACAGCTGCTTGCGGAACTGGATGCACCAAGCTGACCTCGACGAGGGACGGCGCTCTGGTGGTCTCAGCACTGCTGAGCGCGAGGAGCTGGTGAAGCTGCGCCGTGAGTTGCGCGTGGCGAAGATGGAGAACGAGATCCTCAAGCCTGCGGCGGCGTACTTCGCCCAGGAGAACGTCCTCCCAAAATGA
- a CDS encoding ABC transporter permease — protein sequence MCPIEPATSVDGHSGSHRDGHSDDELTEELAGLDALEVAVPPSPGRATRAWAAAWPKLAAALVALVAWQLIVWSGWRSTDVLPGPGPVFETLWDDLWSGDLILATALTLRRAVLGFALGIAIGTPIGIAVARVRVVRTAVGSVVTSLQTMPSTAWFPFAILLFSQSETAIMFVVVLGAAPAVANGLVAGIDQIPPNLLRAGRVLGARGWTALRYVVLPAAYPQYVAGLKQGWAFAWRSLIAGELIVQVAGSESIGVRLQDAQRSDDATALLATMVVILVIGIAVDSLGFGTLERRIRRRYGLATS from the coding sequence ATGTGCCCCATTGAGCCCGCGACGTCCGTCGACGGCCACTCCGGCAGCCACCGAGACGGTCACTCCGACGACGAGCTCACCGAGGAGCTGGCGGGCCTCGACGCGCTGGAAGTGGCCGTCCCACCGTCCCCCGGGCGGGCGACGCGCGCCTGGGCCGCCGCGTGGCCGAAACTGGCCGCTGCGCTCGTGGCGCTCGTCGCCTGGCAGCTGATCGTCTGGTCGGGGTGGCGCTCCACGGACGTCCTGCCCGGGCCCGGCCCGGTGTTCGAGACGCTCTGGGACGACCTGTGGAGCGGAGATCTCATCCTTGCCACGGCGCTCACGCTTCGTCGGGCCGTCCTCGGATTCGCACTCGGGATCGCCATCGGAACGCCGATCGGGATCGCCGTGGCGCGGGTGCGCGTCGTGCGGACGGCGGTCGGATCGGTCGTGACGAGTCTCCAGACCATGCCGTCGACCGCGTGGTTCCCGTTCGCGATCCTGCTCTTCTCGCAGTCGGAGACCGCCATCATGTTCGTGGTCGTGCTCGGCGCGGCTCCGGCCGTCGCCAACGGGCTCGTGGCCGGGATCGACCAGATCCCACCCAACCTCCTGCGTGCGGGACGCGTGCTCGGCGCGCGCGGGTGGACGGCTCTGCGTTACGTGGTGCTCCCGGCGGCCTACCCCCAGTACGTGGCGGGCCTCAAGCAGGGCTGGGCGTTCGCGTGGCGGAGCCTCATCGCCGGGGAGTTGATCGTGCAGGTGGCCGGCAGCGAGTCGATCGGTGTCCGGCTCCAGGACGCGCAGCGCAGCGACGACGCCACGGCGCTGCTCGCCACGATGGTCGTGATCCTCGTGATCGGGATCGCCGTCGACAGCCTCGGGTTCGGGACGCTCGAGCGACGGATCCGCCGCCGCTACGGGCTTGCGACCTCTTGA